In Sphingomonas sp. LR60, the following are encoded in one genomic region:
- a CDS encoding TonB-dependent receptor, with protein sequence MKTMLFAAVALAPLTLPAAAQTADPARQPDPHRSDEVIVTAPIQTSESDVLQGTSVLTGANLTRELRPTIGETLARLPGVSATSFGPNASRPILRGFQGDRIRVLTDGIGSIDVSNTSVDHAVVIDPLLAERVEVLRGPAALLYGSSAVGGVVNVVDRRIPRALPENGYRVDAIGTYGSAANERSVGGAADVTAVGPLVLHVDGSYLKADDLRTGGFILSRAARRASLALAGSPQDGAEPIDFAANAALSGKLPNSGAETWTAGAGASIITDGGMLGVSYGHYDSVYGVPIRYATALGQEQEAPRLDVVQNRYDLRAEVTPHGAFIDTIRIRAAHANYRHFELEEDGSIGTAFYNKGLEGRLELVQAKRGAWQGASGVQYFSRAFDVVGDEAFLPRNQTEQTGLFTLQQFEDGRFKAEGGLRYEQTRLTADPGFREGTERFTGEDRSFGTWSGSLGAAYTLADGVRIGLNGSRTARAPSAEELFANGPHAGTQAYELGNPNFRAETSWGLEATLHAHNQIFSLDASAYYNWFDNYIYESQVAAAACVTAAQGEVELPCFRYDQAKARYYGFEADASARLATIGTHVITADLLGDYVHAEVVDRGPVPRIPPLRLLGGIEARNDTSGARVEVERAFAQNRTAPFETRTDGYTMVNASLSFHPWGGSDRRSILLAANNIFDVEARRAASVLKDFAPLGGRDVRVTFRVGI encoded by the coding sequence ATGAAGACCATGTTGTTTGCCGCGGTCGCGCTTGCACCGCTTACCCTGCCCGCCGCCGCCCAGACCGCCGATCCTGCACGGCAGCCTGACCCGCATCGCTCCGACGAGGTCATCGTCACCGCGCCGATCCAGACCAGCGAGTCCGACGTCCTGCAGGGCACGTCGGTGCTGACCGGCGCGAACCTGACCCGCGAGCTTCGTCCGACGATCGGCGAAACCCTCGCGCGGTTGCCGGGCGTGTCGGCGACTTCGTTCGGCCCGAACGCCTCGCGGCCGATCCTGCGCGGTTTCCAGGGCGATCGTATCCGCGTCCTGACCGACGGCATCGGATCGATCGACGTATCGAATACCTCGGTCGACCACGCGGTGGTGATCGATCCGCTGCTCGCCGAACGTGTCGAGGTGCTGCGCGGGCCGGCGGCGTTGCTTTATGGCTCGTCGGCCGTCGGCGGCGTGGTGAACGTGGTCGATCGGCGCATCCCGCGTGCGCTGCCGGAGAACGGCTACCGCGTCGATGCGATCGGCACCTATGGCAGCGCGGCGAACGAGCGCTCGGTCGGCGGCGCGGCGGACGTGACCGCGGTCGGTCCGCTCGTCCTGCACGTCGACGGATCGTATCTGAAGGCGGACGACCTGCGTACCGGCGGCTTCATCCTGTCGCGCGCCGCGCGCCGCGCCTCGCTGGCGCTGGCTGGGTCACCCCAGGATGGCGCCGAGCCGATCGACTTCGCAGCGAACGCGGCGCTGAGCGGCAAGCTGCCCAACAGCGGCGCGGAGACATGGACCGCTGGTGCGGGTGCGTCGATCATCACCGACGGCGGGATGCTGGGCGTCTCGTACGGCCATTACGACAGCGTCTACGGCGTGCCGATCCGCTATGCGACCGCGCTTGGACAGGAGCAGGAAGCGCCGCGGCTCGACGTGGTGCAGAACCGCTATGACCTGCGCGCCGAGGTGACGCCACACGGCGCGTTCATCGATACGATCCGCATCCGCGCCGCGCATGCCAATTACCGGCATTTCGAGCTGGAGGAAGACGGTTCGATCGGCACGGCCTTCTACAACAAGGGGCTCGAGGGGCGGCTTGAGTTGGTGCAGGCGAAGCGCGGCGCGTGGCAGGGTGCCAGCGGCGTGCAATATTTCAGCCGCGCGTTCGACGTGGTCGGTGACGAGGCATTCCTGCCCCGCAACCAGACCGAGCAGACCGGACTCTTCACGCTTCAGCAATTCGAAGACGGTCGCTTCAAGGCCGAGGGCGGGCTGCGATACGAACAAACGCGCCTGACCGCCGATCCGGGCTTCCGCGAAGGGACCGAACGCTTCACGGGCGAGGATCGCAGCTTCGGGACCTGGTCGGGATCGCTCGGTGCGGCCTATACGCTCGCGGACGGCGTCCGGATCGGGCTGAACGGCTCGCGCACGGCGCGCGCACCGTCCGCCGAGGAACTGTTCGCCAACGGGCCGCACGCCGGCACGCAGGCGTACGAGCTTGGCAATCCCAACTTCCGCGCGGAGACGTCATGGGGACTGGAGGCGACGCTCCACGCCCACAACCAGATCTTCAGCCTCGACGCATCGGCCTATTACAATTGGTTCGACAATTACATCTATGAGTCGCAGGTCGCCGCGGCGGCATGCGTGACGGCGGCACAGGGCGAGGTCGAGTTGCCGTGCTTCCGCTACGATCAGGCGAAGGCACGCTATTATGGCTTCGAGGCGGATGCGTCGGCCCGGCTCGCGACGATCGGGACGCATGTCATCACCGCCGATCTGCTCGGTGATTATGTCCATGCCGAGGTTGTCGATCGTGGACCGGTGCCGCGCATCCCGCCGCTGCGTCTGCTTGGCGGGATCGAGGCGCGCAACGACACCAGCGGCGCGCGCGTCGAGGTGGAGCGTGCCTTCGCGCAGAACCGCACCGCGCCGTTCGAGACGCGCACCGATGGCTATACGATGGTCAACGCCTCGCTGTCGTTCCATCCGTGGGGCGGGAGCGACCGGCGCAGCATCCTGCTGGCGGCGAACAACATCTTCGACGTCGAGGCGCGTCGTGCCGCCAGCGTGCTCAAGGAC